A genome region from Coffea arabica cultivar ET-39 chromosome 7e, Coffea Arabica ET-39 HiFi, whole genome shotgun sequence includes the following:
- the LOC113700769 gene encoding uncharacterized protein isoform X1: MKSGKVCPASSLFILMKTTCLSEGKGYHFPPCHMLNIGGFQLLFDCPLDLSALSVFSPLPTNLSSLFDESVGECTCEASSISDCGWKRKQKVDKSLDTSSLIHAEPWYKTVKSLKLWNISFIDVVLISSPVGMLGLPFLTRNRNFSAKIYATEATARLGQLMMEDLVKMHNEIRQFYGPEESTCPEWMKWDEVELLPSAIREILWGRDGDLCGWMPLYSVADVKGCMQNVQSLKYAEEACYNGTLLIRAFSSGLDIGTCNWSISSPKQRIAYLSSSIFASATATEIDYNPLRGSDVILFSDSTACDALDKLENEDDGFNPADKKASKFSSKDDDKESYTEFLQNEDKFAEELEKLAFLCSCSLDSVKAGGSVLIPIARLGVLLQLLECITLSLQSSDLKVPIYIISSVAEELVAFLNVIPEWLCKQRQDKFYSGQPLFAFMDLLNEKRLFLFPVLHSPELLSIWHEPCIVICPHWSLRIGPAVHLLQHWCGDKNSLLVMEEGFNANLAFLPFKSMEIKVLQCSFLSGMNFRKAEFLLKLLKPKYVLFPEKLKQGKSFVNQSFSVIYYLENETVKVPKLKDSSELDIGIDLACQLGYTKLEKEEMSIARLKGELLVEQGKNVLFSGKEYAGSSETRPLLYLGGVNLENFLTTLQSMGINATVEEAMTTDGSDKTSLVHILGPKKALIEVTAARTIVSTDDEYLSALISKAICNILNIV; encoded by the exons ATGAAATCAGGAAAA GTCTGTCCTGCTTCGTCCTTGTTCATCTTGATGAAGACT ACTTGTCTGAGTGAGGGTAAGGGTTATCATTTCCCACCCTGCCACATGCTAAACATAGGTGGTTTTCAGCTATTATTCGACTGCCCTTTAGACCTTTCTGCTCTATCGGTCTTCTCTCCTCTTCCTACGAATTTGTCTAGCTTATTTGATGAATCTGTTGGTGAATGTACGTGTGAGGCTTCTTCAATTTCAGATTGTGGctggaaaaggaagcaaaaagtAGATAAATCTCTTGACACAAGCAGTTTAATACATGCCGAACCTTGGTACAAAACTGTGAAGAGTTTGAAACTCTGGAATATTTCATTCATTGATGTTGTACTGATCTCTAGTCCAGTGGGCATGCTAGGATTACCATTTCTGACCagaaacagaaatttttctgcTAAG ATATATGCTACTGAAGCTACTGCAAGACTTGGACAGCTTATGATGGAGGACCTTGTTAAAATGCATAATGAAATCAGGCAATTCTATGGGCCTGAAGAGTCTACTTGCCCAGAATGGATGAAATGGGATGAGGTGGAATTGCTTCCTTCTGCAATTAGAGAGATACTTTGGGGCAGAGATGGAGACCTTTGTGGTTGGATGCCATTGTACAG TGTCGCTGATGTGAAGGGTTGCATGCAAAATGTTCAATCCCTAAAATATGCTGAAGAAGCCTGCTACAACGGCACCTTGTTAATAAGGGCATTCAGCTCTGGTTTAGATATAGGCACTTGTAACTGGAGTATTTCTAGTCCAAAACAAAGGATTGCATATCTTTCAAGCTCCATTTTTGCATCAGCAACAGCAACAGAAATTGACTACAATCCTCTGCGTGGAAGTGATGTGATATTATTCTCAGATTCGACAGCATGTGATGCACTAGACAAGCTTGAGAATGAAGATGATGGATTCAATCCAGCAGATAAAAAAGCTTCAAAGTTCAG TTCAAAAGATGATGACAAAGAAAGCTATACTGAATTTTTGCAAAACGAGGACAAGTTTGCAGAGGAGTTGGAGAAATTGGCTTTCCTATGCTCATGTTCTTTGGACTCTGTTAAAGCTGGAGGCTCAGTTCTGATTCCCATTGCACGGCTTGGAGTCCTTTTGCAACTATTAGAATGTATAACATTGTCTCTGCAGTCATCAGACTTGAAG GTTCCCATCTATATTATTTCTTCTGTTGCTGAAGAGTTAGTTGCTTTTTTAAATGTTATACCTGAATGGTTATGCAAGCAGCGGCAGGACAAG TTTTATTCTGGTCAACCACTGTTTGCTTTCATGGATCTCTTAAATGAGAAGCGGCTCTTTTTGTTCCCTGTACTTCATTCACCCGAGTTACT GTCAATTTGGCATGAACCCTGTATAGTAATTTGTCCTCATTGGAGTTTACGGATTGGACCTGCTGTCCATTTGCTCCAACATTGGTGTGGTGATAAAAATTCTTTACTTGTAATGGAG GAAGGATTCAATGCAAATTTGGCCTTCTTGCCTTTCAAGTCAATGGAAATAAAAGTCCTTCAGTGCTCGTTTCTTTCTGGAATGAA TTTCCGGAAAGCTGAATTTTTACTCAAACTGTTGAAGCCTAAATATGTGCTG TTCCCTGAGAAATTGAAGCAGGGCAAAAGCTTTGTGAATCAGTCATTTTCAGTCATTTACTACCTTGAAAATGAGACAGTGAAAGTACCTAAGTTGAAGGATAGTTCAGAATTAGACATTGGTATAGACTTGGCTTGTCAGCTCGGTTATACAAAActggaaaaggaagaaatgagtATTGCTCGATTGAAAGGAGAGCTCCTTGTGGAACAAGGCAAAAATGTATTGTTTAGTGGAAAGGAGTATGCTGGTTCCTCAGAAACCAGGCCGCTGTTGTACTTGGGTGGGGTAAACTTGGAGAATTTTCTGACGACCTTGCAAAGCATGGGTATTAATGCAACAGTTGAAGAGGCCATGACCACTGATGGCTCAGATAAGACATCTCTTGTGCATATTTTGGGGCCTAAAAAAGCCTTGATAGAAGTCACAGCAGCACGTACAATTGTTAGCACTGATGATGAGTATTTGTCTGCTCTTATATCTAAAGCCATATGTAACATTTTGAATATTGTTTAA
- the LOC113700769 gene encoding uncharacterized protein isoform X6 — MKSGKVCPASSLFILMKTTCLSEGKGYHFPPCHMLNIGGFQLLFDCPLDLSALSVFSPLPTNLSSLFDESVGECTCEASSISDCGWKRKQKVDKSLDTSSLIHAEPWYKTVKSLKLWNISFIDVVLISSPVGMLGLPFLTRNRNFSAKIYATEATARLGQLMMEDLVKMHNEIRQFYGPEESTCPEWMKWDEVELLPSAIREILWGRDGDLCGWMPLYSVADVKGCMQNVQSLKYAEEACYNGTLLIRAFSSGLDIGTCNWSISSPKQRIAYLSSSIFASATATEIDYNPLRGSDVILFSDSTACDALDKLENEDDGFNPADKKASKFSSKDDDKESYTEFLQNEDKFAEELEKLAFLCSCSLDSVKAGGSVLIPIARLGVLLQLLECITLSLQSSDLKVPIYIISSVAEELVAFLNVIPEWLCKQRQDKFYSGQPLFAFMDLLNEKRLFLFPVLHSPELLFRKAEFLLKLLKPKYVLFPEKLKQGKSFVNQSFSVIYYLENETVKVPKLKDSSELDIGIDLACQLGYTKLEKEEMSIARLKGELLVEQGKNVLFSGKEYAGSSETRPLLYLGGVNLENFLTTLQSMGINATVEEAMTTDGSDKTSLVHILGPKKALIEVTAARTIVSTDDEYLSALISKAICNILNIV, encoded by the exons ATGAAATCAGGAAAA GTCTGTCCTGCTTCGTCCTTGTTCATCTTGATGAAGACT ACTTGTCTGAGTGAGGGTAAGGGTTATCATTTCCCACCCTGCCACATGCTAAACATAGGTGGTTTTCAGCTATTATTCGACTGCCCTTTAGACCTTTCTGCTCTATCGGTCTTCTCTCCTCTTCCTACGAATTTGTCTAGCTTATTTGATGAATCTGTTGGTGAATGTACGTGTGAGGCTTCTTCAATTTCAGATTGTGGctggaaaaggaagcaaaaagtAGATAAATCTCTTGACACAAGCAGTTTAATACATGCCGAACCTTGGTACAAAACTGTGAAGAGTTTGAAACTCTGGAATATTTCATTCATTGATGTTGTACTGATCTCTAGTCCAGTGGGCATGCTAGGATTACCATTTCTGACCagaaacagaaatttttctgcTAAG ATATATGCTACTGAAGCTACTGCAAGACTTGGACAGCTTATGATGGAGGACCTTGTTAAAATGCATAATGAAATCAGGCAATTCTATGGGCCTGAAGAGTCTACTTGCCCAGAATGGATGAAATGGGATGAGGTGGAATTGCTTCCTTCTGCAATTAGAGAGATACTTTGGGGCAGAGATGGAGACCTTTGTGGTTGGATGCCATTGTACAG TGTCGCTGATGTGAAGGGTTGCATGCAAAATGTTCAATCCCTAAAATATGCTGAAGAAGCCTGCTACAACGGCACCTTGTTAATAAGGGCATTCAGCTCTGGTTTAGATATAGGCACTTGTAACTGGAGTATTTCTAGTCCAAAACAAAGGATTGCATATCTTTCAAGCTCCATTTTTGCATCAGCAACAGCAACAGAAATTGACTACAATCCTCTGCGTGGAAGTGATGTGATATTATTCTCAGATTCGACAGCATGTGATGCACTAGACAAGCTTGAGAATGAAGATGATGGATTCAATCCAGCAGATAAAAAAGCTTCAAAGTTCAG TTCAAAAGATGATGACAAAGAAAGCTATACTGAATTTTTGCAAAACGAGGACAAGTTTGCAGAGGAGTTGGAGAAATTGGCTTTCCTATGCTCATGTTCTTTGGACTCTGTTAAAGCTGGAGGCTCAGTTCTGATTCCCATTGCACGGCTTGGAGTCCTTTTGCAACTATTAGAATGTATAACATTGTCTCTGCAGTCATCAGACTTGAAG GTTCCCATCTATATTATTTCTTCTGTTGCTGAAGAGTTAGTTGCTTTTTTAAATGTTATACCTGAATGGTTATGCAAGCAGCGGCAGGACAAG TTTTATTCTGGTCAACCACTGTTTGCTTTCATGGATCTCTTAAATGAGAAGCGGCTCTTTTTGTTCCCTGTACTTCATTCACCCGAGTTACT TTTCCGGAAAGCTGAATTTTTACTCAAACTGTTGAAGCCTAAATATGTGCTG TTCCCTGAGAAATTGAAGCAGGGCAAAAGCTTTGTGAATCAGTCATTTTCAGTCATTTACTACCTTGAAAATGAGACAGTGAAAGTACCTAAGTTGAAGGATAGTTCAGAATTAGACATTGGTATAGACTTGGCTTGTCAGCTCGGTTATACAAAActggaaaaggaagaaatgagtATTGCTCGATTGAAAGGAGAGCTCCTTGTGGAACAAGGCAAAAATGTATTGTTTAGTGGAAAGGAGTATGCTGGTTCCTCAGAAACCAGGCCGCTGTTGTACTTGGGTGGGGTAAACTTGGAGAATTTTCTGACGACCTTGCAAAGCATGGGTATTAATGCAACAGTTGAAGAGGCCATGACCACTGATGGCTCAGATAAGACATCTCTTGTGCATATTTTGGGGCCTAAAAAAGCCTTGATAGAAGTCACAGCAGCACGTACAATTGTTAGCACTGATGATGAGTATTTGTCTGCTCTTATATCTAAAGCCATATGTAACATTTTGAATATTGTTTAA
- the LOC113700769 gene encoding uncharacterized protein isoform X3, with the protein MKSGKVCPASSLFILMKTTCLSEGKGYHFPPCHMLNIDCGWKRKQKVDKSLDTSSLIHAEPWYKTVKSLKLWNISFIDVVLISSPVGMLGLPFLTRNRNFSAKIYATEATARLGQLMMEDLVKMHNEIRQFYGPEESTCPEWMKWDEVELLPSAIREILWGRDGDLCGWMPLYSVADVKGCMQNVQSLKYAEEACYNGTLLIRAFSSGLDIGTCNWSISSPKQRIAYLSSSIFASATATEIDYNPLRGSDVILFSDSTACDALDKLENEDDGFNPADKKASKFSSKDDDKESYTEFLQNEDKFAEELEKLAFLCSCSLDSVKAGGSVLIPIARLGVLLQLLECITLSLQSSDLKVPIYIISSVAEELVAFLNVIPEWLCKQRQDKFYSGQPLFAFMDLLNEKRLFLFPVLHSPELLSIWHEPCIVICPHWSLRIGPAVHLLQHWCGDKNSLLVMEEGFNANLAFLPFKSMEIKVLQCSFLSGMNFRKAEFLLKLLKPKYVLFPEKLKQGKSFVNQSFSVIYYLENETVKVPKLKDSSELDIGIDLACQLGYTKLEKEEMSIARLKGELLVEQGKNVLFSGKEYAGSSETRPLLYLGGVNLENFLTTLQSMGINATVEEAMTTDGSDKTSLVHILGPKKALIEVTAARTIVSTDDEYLSALISKAICNILNIV; encoded by the exons ATGAAATCAGGAAAA GTCTGTCCTGCTTCGTCCTTGTTCATCTTGATGAAGACT ACTTGTCTGAGTGAGGGTAAGGGTTATCATTTCCCACCCTGCCACATGCTAAACATAG ATTGTGGctggaaaaggaagcaaaaagtAGATAAATCTCTTGACACAAGCAGTTTAATACATGCCGAACCTTGGTACAAAACTGTGAAGAGTTTGAAACTCTGGAATATTTCATTCATTGATGTTGTACTGATCTCTAGTCCAGTGGGCATGCTAGGATTACCATTTCTGACCagaaacagaaatttttctgcTAAG ATATATGCTACTGAAGCTACTGCAAGACTTGGACAGCTTATGATGGAGGACCTTGTTAAAATGCATAATGAAATCAGGCAATTCTATGGGCCTGAAGAGTCTACTTGCCCAGAATGGATGAAATGGGATGAGGTGGAATTGCTTCCTTCTGCAATTAGAGAGATACTTTGGGGCAGAGATGGAGACCTTTGTGGTTGGATGCCATTGTACAG TGTCGCTGATGTGAAGGGTTGCATGCAAAATGTTCAATCCCTAAAATATGCTGAAGAAGCCTGCTACAACGGCACCTTGTTAATAAGGGCATTCAGCTCTGGTTTAGATATAGGCACTTGTAACTGGAGTATTTCTAGTCCAAAACAAAGGATTGCATATCTTTCAAGCTCCATTTTTGCATCAGCAACAGCAACAGAAATTGACTACAATCCTCTGCGTGGAAGTGATGTGATATTATTCTCAGATTCGACAGCATGTGATGCACTAGACAAGCTTGAGAATGAAGATGATGGATTCAATCCAGCAGATAAAAAAGCTTCAAAGTTCAG TTCAAAAGATGATGACAAAGAAAGCTATACTGAATTTTTGCAAAACGAGGACAAGTTTGCAGAGGAGTTGGAGAAATTGGCTTTCCTATGCTCATGTTCTTTGGACTCTGTTAAAGCTGGAGGCTCAGTTCTGATTCCCATTGCACGGCTTGGAGTCCTTTTGCAACTATTAGAATGTATAACATTGTCTCTGCAGTCATCAGACTTGAAG GTTCCCATCTATATTATTTCTTCTGTTGCTGAAGAGTTAGTTGCTTTTTTAAATGTTATACCTGAATGGTTATGCAAGCAGCGGCAGGACAAG TTTTATTCTGGTCAACCACTGTTTGCTTTCATGGATCTCTTAAATGAGAAGCGGCTCTTTTTGTTCCCTGTACTTCATTCACCCGAGTTACT GTCAATTTGGCATGAACCCTGTATAGTAATTTGTCCTCATTGGAGTTTACGGATTGGACCTGCTGTCCATTTGCTCCAACATTGGTGTGGTGATAAAAATTCTTTACTTGTAATGGAG GAAGGATTCAATGCAAATTTGGCCTTCTTGCCTTTCAAGTCAATGGAAATAAAAGTCCTTCAGTGCTCGTTTCTTTCTGGAATGAA TTTCCGGAAAGCTGAATTTTTACTCAAACTGTTGAAGCCTAAATATGTGCTG TTCCCTGAGAAATTGAAGCAGGGCAAAAGCTTTGTGAATCAGTCATTTTCAGTCATTTACTACCTTGAAAATGAGACAGTGAAAGTACCTAAGTTGAAGGATAGTTCAGAATTAGACATTGGTATAGACTTGGCTTGTCAGCTCGGTTATACAAAActggaaaaggaagaaatgagtATTGCTCGATTGAAAGGAGAGCTCCTTGTGGAACAAGGCAAAAATGTATTGTTTAGTGGAAAGGAGTATGCTGGTTCCTCAGAAACCAGGCCGCTGTTGTACTTGGGTGGGGTAAACTTGGAGAATTTTCTGACGACCTTGCAAAGCATGGGTATTAATGCAACAGTTGAAGAGGCCATGACCACTGATGGCTCAGATAAGACATCTCTTGTGCATATTTTGGGGCCTAAAAAAGCCTTGATAGAAGTCACAGCAGCACGTACAATTGTTAGCACTGATGATGAGTATTTGTCTGCTCTTATATCTAAAGCCATATGTAACATTTTGAATATTGTTTAA
- the LOC113700769 gene encoding uncharacterized protein isoform X5 — MKTTCLSEGKGYHFPPCHMLNIDCGWKRKQKVDKSLDTSSLIHAEPWYKTVKSLKLWNISFIDVVLISSPVGMLGLPFLTRNRNFSAKIYATEATARLGQLMMEDLVKMHNEIRQFYGPEESTCPEWMKWDEVELLPSAIREILWGRDGDLCGWMPLYSVADVKGCMQNVQSLKYAEEACYNGTLLIRAFSSGLDIGTCNWSISSPKQRIAYLSSSIFASATATEIDYNPLRGSDVILFSDSTACDALDKLENEDDGFNPADKKASKFSSKDDDKESYTEFLQNEDKFAEELEKLAFLCSCSLDSVKAGGSVLIPIARLGVLLQLLECITLSLQSSDLKVPIYIISSVAEELVAFLNVIPEWLCKQRQDKFYSGQPLFAFMDLLNEKRLFLFPVLHSPELLSIWHEPCIVICPHWSLRIGPAVHLLQHWCGDKNSLLVMEEGFNANLAFLPFKSMEIKVLQCSFLSGMNFRKAEFLLKLLKPKYVLFPEKLKQGKSFVNQSFSVIYYLENETVKVPKLKDSSELDIGIDLACQLGYTKLEKEEMSIARLKGELLVEQGKNVLFSGKEYAGSSETRPLLYLGGVNLENFLTTLQSMGINATVEEAMTTDGSDKTSLVHILGPKKALIEVTAARTIVSTDDEYLSALISKAICNILNIV; from the exons ATGAAGACT ACTTGTCTGAGTGAGGGTAAGGGTTATCATTTCCCACCCTGCCACATGCTAAACATAG ATTGTGGctggaaaaggaagcaaaaagtAGATAAATCTCTTGACACAAGCAGTTTAATACATGCCGAACCTTGGTACAAAACTGTGAAGAGTTTGAAACTCTGGAATATTTCATTCATTGATGTTGTACTGATCTCTAGTCCAGTGGGCATGCTAGGATTACCATTTCTGACCagaaacagaaatttttctgcTAAG ATATATGCTACTGAAGCTACTGCAAGACTTGGACAGCTTATGATGGAGGACCTTGTTAAAATGCATAATGAAATCAGGCAATTCTATGGGCCTGAAGAGTCTACTTGCCCAGAATGGATGAAATGGGATGAGGTGGAATTGCTTCCTTCTGCAATTAGAGAGATACTTTGGGGCAGAGATGGAGACCTTTGTGGTTGGATGCCATTGTACAG TGTCGCTGATGTGAAGGGTTGCATGCAAAATGTTCAATCCCTAAAATATGCTGAAGAAGCCTGCTACAACGGCACCTTGTTAATAAGGGCATTCAGCTCTGGTTTAGATATAGGCACTTGTAACTGGAGTATTTCTAGTCCAAAACAAAGGATTGCATATCTTTCAAGCTCCATTTTTGCATCAGCAACAGCAACAGAAATTGACTACAATCCTCTGCGTGGAAGTGATGTGATATTATTCTCAGATTCGACAGCATGTGATGCACTAGACAAGCTTGAGAATGAAGATGATGGATTCAATCCAGCAGATAAAAAAGCTTCAAAGTTCAG TTCAAAAGATGATGACAAAGAAAGCTATACTGAATTTTTGCAAAACGAGGACAAGTTTGCAGAGGAGTTGGAGAAATTGGCTTTCCTATGCTCATGTTCTTTGGACTCTGTTAAAGCTGGAGGCTCAGTTCTGATTCCCATTGCACGGCTTGGAGTCCTTTTGCAACTATTAGAATGTATAACATTGTCTCTGCAGTCATCAGACTTGAAG GTTCCCATCTATATTATTTCTTCTGTTGCTGAAGAGTTAGTTGCTTTTTTAAATGTTATACCTGAATGGTTATGCAAGCAGCGGCAGGACAAG TTTTATTCTGGTCAACCACTGTTTGCTTTCATGGATCTCTTAAATGAGAAGCGGCTCTTTTTGTTCCCTGTACTTCATTCACCCGAGTTACT GTCAATTTGGCATGAACCCTGTATAGTAATTTGTCCTCATTGGAGTTTACGGATTGGACCTGCTGTCCATTTGCTCCAACATTGGTGTGGTGATAAAAATTCTTTACTTGTAATGGAG GAAGGATTCAATGCAAATTTGGCCTTCTTGCCTTTCAAGTCAATGGAAATAAAAGTCCTTCAGTGCTCGTTTCTTTCTGGAATGAA TTTCCGGAAAGCTGAATTTTTACTCAAACTGTTGAAGCCTAAATATGTGCTG TTCCCTGAGAAATTGAAGCAGGGCAAAAGCTTTGTGAATCAGTCATTTTCAGTCATTTACTACCTTGAAAATGAGACAGTGAAAGTACCTAAGTTGAAGGATAGTTCAGAATTAGACATTGGTATAGACTTGGCTTGTCAGCTCGGTTATACAAAActggaaaaggaagaaatgagtATTGCTCGATTGAAAGGAGAGCTCCTTGTGGAACAAGGCAAAAATGTATTGTTTAGTGGAAAGGAGTATGCTGGTTCCTCAGAAACCAGGCCGCTGTTGTACTTGGGTGGGGTAAACTTGGAGAATTTTCTGACGACCTTGCAAAGCATGGGTATTAATGCAACAGTTGAAGAGGCCATGACCACTGATGGCTCAGATAAGACATCTCTTGTGCATATTTTGGGGCCTAAAAAAGCCTTGATAGAAGTCACAGCAGCACGTACAATTGTTAGCACTGATGATGAGTATTTGTCTGCTCTTATATCTAAAGCCATATGTAACATTTTGAATATTGTTTAA
- the LOC113700769 gene encoding uncharacterized protein isoform X4, whose translation MKSGKVCPASSLFILMKTTCLSEDCGWKRKQKVDKSLDTSSLIHAEPWYKTVKSLKLWNISFIDVVLISSPVGMLGLPFLTRNRNFSAKIYATEATARLGQLMMEDLVKMHNEIRQFYGPEESTCPEWMKWDEVELLPSAIREILWGRDGDLCGWMPLYSVADVKGCMQNVQSLKYAEEACYNGTLLIRAFSSGLDIGTCNWSISSPKQRIAYLSSSIFASATATEIDYNPLRGSDVILFSDSTACDALDKLENEDDGFNPADKKASKFSSKDDDKESYTEFLQNEDKFAEELEKLAFLCSCSLDSVKAGGSVLIPIARLGVLLQLLECITLSLQSSDLKVPIYIISSVAEELVAFLNVIPEWLCKQRQDKFYSGQPLFAFMDLLNEKRLFLFPVLHSPELLSIWHEPCIVICPHWSLRIGPAVHLLQHWCGDKNSLLVMEEGFNANLAFLPFKSMEIKVLQCSFLSGMNFRKAEFLLKLLKPKYVLFPEKLKQGKSFVNQSFSVIYYLENETVKVPKLKDSSELDIGIDLACQLGYTKLEKEEMSIARLKGELLVEQGKNVLFSGKEYAGSSETRPLLYLGGVNLENFLTTLQSMGINATVEEAMTTDGSDKTSLVHILGPKKALIEVTAARTIVSTDDEYLSALISKAICNILNIV comes from the exons ATGAAATCAGGAAAA GTCTGTCCTGCTTCGTCCTTGTTCATCTTGATGAAGACT ACTTGTCTGAGTGAGG ATTGTGGctggaaaaggaagcaaaaagtAGATAAATCTCTTGACACAAGCAGTTTAATACATGCCGAACCTTGGTACAAAACTGTGAAGAGTTTGAAACTCTGGAATATTTCATTCATTGATGTTGTACTGATCTCTAGTCCAGTGGGCATGCTAGGATTACCATTTCTGACCagaaacagaaatttttctgcTAAG ATATATGCTACTGAAGCTACTGCAAGACTTGGACAGCTTATGATGGAGGACCTTGTTAAAATGCATAATGAAATCAGGCAATTCTATGGGCCTGAAGAGTCTACTTGCCCAGAATGGATGAAATGGGATGAGGTGGAATTGCTTCCTTCTGCAATTAGAGAGATACTTTGGGGCAGAGATGGAGACCTTTGTGGTTGGATGCCATTGTACAG TGTCGCTGATGTGAAGGGTTGCATGCAAAATGTTCAATCCCTAAAATATGCTGAAGAAGCCTGCTACAACGGCACCTTGTTAATAAGGGCATTCAGCTCTGGTTTAGATATAGGCACTTGTAACTGGAGTATTTCTAGTCCAAAACAAAGGATTGCATATCTTTCAAGCTCCATTTTTGCATCAGCAACAGCAACAGAAATTGACTACAATCCTCTGCGTGGAAGTGATGTGATATTATTCTCAGATTCGACAGCATGTGATGCACTAGACAAGCTTGAGAATGAAGATGATGGATTCAATCCAGCAGATAAAAAAGCTTCAAAGTTCAG TTCAAAAGATGATGACAAAGAAAGCTATACTGAATTTTTGCAAAACGAGGACAAGTTTGCAGAGGAGTTGGAGAAATTGGCTTTCCTATGCTCATGTTCTTTGGACTCTGTTAAAGCTGGAGGCTCAGTTCTGATTCCCATTGCACGGCTTGGAGTCCTTTTGCAACTATTAGAATGTATAACATTGTCTCTGCAGTCATCAGACTTGAAG GTTCCCATCTATATTATTTCTTCTGTTGCTGAAGAGTTAGTTGCTTTTTTAAATGTTATACCTGAATGGTTATGCAAGCAGCGGCAGGACAAG TTTTATTCTGGTCAACCACTGTTTGCTTTCATGGATCTCTTAAATGAGAAGCGGCTCTTTTTGTTCCCTGTACTTCATTCACCCGAGTTACT GTCAATTTGGCATGAACCCTGTATAGTAATTTGTCCTCATTGGAGTTTACGGATTGGACCTGCTGTCCATTTGCTCCAACATTGGTGTGGTGATAAAAATTCTTTACTTGTAATGGAG GAAGGATTCAATGCAAATTTGGCCTTCTTGCCTTTCAAGTCAATGGAAATAAAAGTCCTTCAGTGCTCGTTTCTTTCTGGAATGAA TTTCCGGAAAGCTGAATTTTTACTCAAACTGTTGAAGCCTAAATATGTGCTG TTCCCTGAGAAATTGAAGCAGGGCAAAAGCTTTGTGAATCAGTCATTTTCAGTCATTTACTACCTTGAAAATGAGACAGTGAAAGTACCTAAGTTGAAGGATAGTTCAGAATTAGACATTGGTATAGACTTGGCTTGTCAGCTCGGTTATACAAAActggaaaaggaagaaatgagtATTGCTCGATTGAAAGGAGAGCTCCTTGTGGAACAAGGCAAAAATGTATTGTTTAGTGGAAAGGAGTATGCTGGTTCCTCAGAAACCAGGCCGCTGTTGTACTTGGGTGGGGTAAACTTGGAGAATTTTCTGACGACCTTGCAAAGCATGGGTATTAATGCAACAGTTGAAGAGGCCATGACCACTGATGGCTCAGATAAGACATCTCTTGTGCATATTTTGGGGCCTAAAAAAGCCTTGATAGAAGTCACAGCAGCACGTACAATTGTTAGCACTGATGATGAGTATTTGTCTGCTCTTATATCTAAAGCCATATGTAACATTTTGAATATTGTTTAA